Proteins from one Bradyrhizobium roseum genomic window:
- the hemN gene encoding oxygen-independent coproporphyrinogen III oxidase, producing MRSDLAQSYGQDRLPRYTSYPTAPHFSPAIGEEQYRKWLKAVPKQQPASIYLHVPFCRSMCWYCGCHTSITKRDDPIATYAAGLRTEARLVAETIGQRLPVSHVHFGGGTPTVMLPETFVDLVGALRYSFFVIPDAEIAVEIDPRTLTEPMVDALGYCGVNRASLGIQSFDPAVQRAINRMQSFEQTALSVERLRRAGVNRINFDLLYGLPLQTVESCLDTVAKCVELRPDRFSVFGYAHVPSFKKHQRKITEDALPHSIERHRQSETIAEALVDAGYVRIGLDHFALPGDSLAIARQDGRLKRNFQGYTDDSADALIGLGASAIGRMPQGFVQNVVSTRDYLTRIAEDRLATAKGYAFTTEDRFRADIIERIMCDLAVDLPGVSRAHGRDHRSAIVDRTRIDSLIADGAVTLIEDRLSIRDGAEFLVRSVASAFDAHLAHSTATHSRAV from the coding sequence ATGCGATCGGACCTGGCGCAATCCTACGGGCAGGACAGGCTGCCGCGCTATACCAGCTATCCCACGGCCCCGCATTTTTCGCCTGCCATCGGCGAAGAGCAGTATCGGAAGTGGCTGAAGGCGGTGCCCAAACAACAGCCGGCCTCGATCTATTTGCACGTGCCGTTCTGCCGGTCGATGTGCTGGTACTGCGGATGTCATACCTCGATCACCAAGCGCGACGATCCGATCGCGACCTACGCGGCGGGCCTGCGTACCGAAGCACGTCTTGTCGCCGAGACGATTGGCCAGCGCCTGCCGGTTTCTCACGTCCACTTCGGCGGCGGGACGCCGACGGTCATGCTACCCGAGACGTTCGTCGACCTCGTCGGCGCGCTGCGCTATTCGTTCTTCGTCATTCCCGATGCTGAAATCGCGGTCGAGATCGACCCGCGGACGCTGACGGAGCCGATGGTCGACGCGCTCGGCTATTGCGGCGTCAACCGCGCCAGCCTGGGCATCCAGAGTTTCGACCCGGCCGTGCAGCGCGCCATCAACCGGATGCAGAGTTTTGAACAGACCGCGCTTTCGGTCGAACGTTTGCGCCGGGCGGGCGTCAACCGGATCAATTTCGACCTGCTCTACGGGCTGCCACTGCAGACGGTGGAGTCGTGCCTCGACACCGTCGCCAAATGCGTCGAACTCCGGCCGGACCGCTTTTCGGTGTTCGGCTATGCCCACGTTCCCTCGTTCAAGAAGCACCAACGCAAGATCACCGAGGACGCCCTGCCCCACAGCATCGAGCGGCATCGGCAGTCCGAGACCATCGCAGAAGCCCTGGTGGACGCCGGCTACGTCCGCATCGGCCTCGATCATTTCGCTCTGCCCGGCGATAGCCTCGCGATTGCGCGGCAGGACGGCCGGCTGAAGCGTAACTTTCAGGGCTATACCGACGATTCCGCCGACGCGCTGATTGGCCTCGGCGCCAGCGCCATCGGCCGCATGCCGCAGGGATTCGTGCAAAACGTGGTTTCGACGCGCGATTATCTCACGCGCATCGCCGAGGACCGGCTCGCCACCGCCAAGGGATATGCCTTCACGACGGAGGACCGCTTCCGTGCCGATATCATCGAGCGGATCATGTGCGATCTGGCTGTCGACCTGCCCGGGGTTTCGCGCGCCCACGGCCGGGACCATCGTTCCGCGATCGTCGACCGGACGCGGATCGACAGCCTGATCGCCGACGGCGCGGTGACACTGATCGAAGACCGGCTTTCGATCCGCGACGGCGCGGAATTCCTGGTGCGCAGTGTCGCATCGGCATTCGATGCCCATCTCGCGCATTCCACCGCCACGCATAGCCGCGCGGTGTGA
- a CDS encoding SUMF1/EgtB/PvdO family nonheme iron enzyme has translation MLVLIKIKIAMLAGALAAPILATALAPTPPRDQDGALLRASSSFSYRTAGDFSRDGRPVEGPLRNLRLPGDVLVMKRQVTAAEYVRCIDEGACPRVAAAAGPQNVPIVGVSWHDATAYAAWQSRKTGIAYRLPTDEEWIFAAAEKARDEALPLVDPSDPAQAWIARYEVESARSRPAAVAAQPGGTFGTNSNGLDDLAGNVWEWTNSCFLRVSLDGKREQITNTNCGVRVVEGAHRAYMTDFIRDPRSGGCAAGIPPANLGFRLVADPARSVATSALRNVTNLLRRS, from the coding sequence GTGCTCGTCCTGATAAAAATCAAGATCGCGATGCTCGCGGGCGCGCTCGCCGCCCCGATCCTGGCGACAGCGCTGGCGCCCACACCTCCCCGCGACCAGGATGGAGCCTTGCTCCGCGCGTCCTCTTCCTTCAGCTATCGGACCGCCGGTGATTTCTCGCGAGATGGCCGACCCGTCGAAGGCCCGCTGCGCAACCTGCGCCTTCCAGGCGATGTCCTCGTCATGAAGCGGCAGGTCACGGCCGCCGAATACGTCCGCTGCATCGACGAGGGCGCCTGCCCGCGTGTCGCGGCTGCCGCAGGCCCACAGAACGTTCCCATCGTCGGCGTCAGTTGGCACGATGCCACGGCCTATGCTGCGTGGCAGTCGCGTAAAACGGGCATTGCCTATCGCCTGCCGACCGACGAGGAGTGGATATTTGCGGCGGCTGAAAAGGCGCGTGACGAGGCGCTGCCGCTCGTCGACCCCTCCGATCCGGCGCAGGCCTGGATCGCCCGCTACGAGGTCGAATCCGCTCGCTCCCGGCCGGCCGCGGTTGCCGCCCAGCCCGGCGGTACCTTCGGCACCAACAGCAACGGACTGGATGACCTCGCCGGCAACGTCTGGGAGTGGACGAACAGCTGCTTCCTGCGCGTTTCGCTCGACGGCAAGCGCGAACAGATCACCAACACCAATTGCGGCGTCCGCGTCGTGGAGGGCGCTCACCGTGCCTACATGACCGACTTCATCCGCGACCCGCGCTCCGGCGGCTGCGCGGCCGGCATCCCCCCGGCCAATCTGGGCTTCAGGCTCGTCGCCGACCCCGCCCGATCGGTCGCTACATCCGCCCTCCGGAACGTGACAAACCTGCTGCGGCGGAGCTAG